A DNA window from Setaria viridis chromosome 2, Setaria_viridis_v4.0, whole genome shotgun sequence contains the following coding sequences:
- the LOC117842631 gene encoding uncharacterized protein: MPSAMVDATVATPPLDTTCGRHRPATLSNSNAARVTAALSNANANAGVGAVAAVPKSKSKTKTVASRYLSPSSKPTSTFSSAASPAPRTPASAERPRPAQTNAVATDAAASCGSATTTTRTLAVAFQSPTYSLETSSARSSTSPAAVPAATPEKKRSGTSGTDARAKVSDASQNTYRWPASAIAPPCGHGGRSALAKSAEHSASNRKASAAAAVFSAARSAAFHGTPRRASVDGANEYLLALTSDDTETSSSSGGSGNGGGAPRRSVCSGPRPSPRSVIMSSSARFARDAMGTRSERFAYPATPSPSRTSAASPSPAPVKKKKKSLFNGLLSSPFSRPSPSKPVASSFGRTASQSPARRSAEAPGSAANMQGRASSAGRGFDGDTKLKPPPAVKSEEEHQLRLLYTQHLQWRLVNAQAGTTLSLQSTAAEKTLSGAWIAILRMRKSVAIRKMQLQLLRTNCKLMAVLRGQMKYLEEWSFLERDHAHSLSGTTQALNATILRLPVSNGAMANIQGIKKALSAAIDVMHPIGNSTSAQLPKLARTNVLASQLSRVFIQEHILIAQCRDLLSTLASMHVKYSSLQGQRIQINQRSQHFQ; encoded by the exons ATGCCATCCGCAATGGTGGACGCCACCGTCGCCACGCCTCCGCTCGACACGACctgcggccgccaccgccccgccacGCTCTCCAACTCCAATGCTGCCCGTGTCACCGCCGCGCTCTCCAATGCCAACGCCAatgccggcgtcggcgccgtcgccgcggtgCCCAAGTCCAAGTCCAAGACCAAGACCGTCGCCTCCCGCTACCTCAGCCCCTCCTCCAAACCAACCTCCACCTTCTCCTCCGCGGCGTCCCCTGCACCGAGGACGCCAGCCTCCGCCGAGCGGCCGCGTCCGGCGCAGACCAACGCCGTCGCCACAGATGCCGCGGCGTCCTGCGGGAGCGCCACCACGACAACGCGGACGCTTGCGGTCGCGTTCCAGAGCCCGACCTACTCCTTGGAGACCAGCAGCGCGAGGTCGTCCACGTCGCCCGCCGCGGTGCCGGCGGCCACGCCGGAGAAGAAGAGGTCCGGTACCTCAGGCACGGATGCGCGGGCCAAGGTGTCCGACGCGAGCCAGAACACGTACCGGTGGCCCGCGTCGGCGATCGCGCCGCCGTGCGGGCACGGCGGCCGCAGCGCGCTCGCCAAGAGCGCGGAGCACTCTGCTTCGAACAGGaaggcgagcgccgccgccgccgtcttcagCGCCGCGCGGTCGGCAGCGTTCCACGGGACGCCGCGGCGCGCGTCGGTGGACGGCGCGAACGAGTACCTGCTGGCTCTGACCTCCGACGACACGGAAacctcgtcgtcgtccggcGGGTccgggaacggcggcggcgcgcccagaCGCAGCGTCTGCTCTgggccgcgcccgtcgccgagGAGCGTCATCAtgagctcctccgcgcggtTCGCGCGGGACGCCATGGGGACGCGCTCCGAACGCTTCGCCTACCCGGCCACACCGTCGCCGTCACGCACCTCTGCAGCAtctccatcgccggcgccggtgaagaagaagaagaagtcatTGTTCAACGGGTTGCTGTCTTCGCCGTTCAGCAGGCCGTCGCCGAGCAAGCCGGTGGCGAGTTCGTTCGGGAGGACGGCGAGTCAATCCCCGGCCCGGCGGTCCGCCGAGGCGCCTGGCTCTGCCGCGAACATGCAGGGCAGGGCTTCTTCTGCCGGTCGCGGCTTCGATGGTGACACGAAGTTGAAGCCACCTCCGGCGGTTAAGTCCGAGGAGGAGCACCAACTGAGGCTACTCTACACCCAGCATTTGCAATGGCGGCTCGTGAATGCGCAGGCTGGAACTACGCTTTCTTTGCAGAGCACGGCTGCAGAG AAAACCTTAAGTGGTGCATGGATTGCCATCCTGAGGATGCGCAAATCGGTCGCCATTAGAAAGATGCAGCTACAGTTGCTTCGGACCAACTGCAAACTCATGGCAGTTCTAAGAGGGCAG ATGAAATACCTGGAAGAATGGTCGTTTTTGGAGAGGGATCATGCTCATTCTTTATCTGGAACAACACAGGCCCTGAATGCTACCATCCTTCGCCTTCCTGTCTCCAATGGAGCAATGGCTA ATATTCAAGGAATAAAAAAAGCTCTTAGCGCTGCAATTGATGTCATGCATCCTATAGGAAACTCAACAAGTGCTCAACTGCCTAAG TTAGCCCGGACGAATGTGTTGGCGTCCCAGCTCTCCAGAGTATTCATTCAAGAACACATTCTAATAGCGCAGTGCAGAGACTTGCTGTCCACACTAGCATCAATGCAC GTGAAGTACAGCAGCCTACAAGGGCAAAGGATACAGATAAACCAAAGGAGTCAGCATTTTCAGTAG
- the LOC117843129 gene encoding peroxidase 51, translated as MATGSSSVSPAAAALLVLAASATVCAAQLRRDHYAGVCPDVESIVRGAVAKKYRETFITVGATLHLFFHDCFVTGCDASVLVASTPNNTAEKDHPVNLALAGDGFDTVIRARAAVDAVPRCRGRVSCADVLAMATRDAIALAGGPSYAVELGRLDGLSSTASSVDGKLAPPSFNLDQLTALFATNGLSRTDMIALSAGHTVGFAHCSTFAGRIQGAAAPDPTLNRSLAARLREWCPAGVDPRIAVTMDVVTPRVFDNQYFKNLQDGMGLLASDQVLYTDPRSRPTVDTWAKSSVAFSQAFVTAITKMGRIGVKTGAQGNIRRNCAVLN; from the coding sequence ATGGccaccggcagcagcagcgtaagccccgcggcggcggcgctcctggTGCTGGCAGCGAGCGCCACGGTGTGCGCGGCGCAGCTCCGGCGCGACCACTACGCCGGCGTGTGCCCGGACGTGGAGTCCATCGTGCGCGGCGCCGTGGCCAAGAAGTACCGGGAGACGTTCATCACGGTGGGCGCCACGTTgcacctcttcttccacgactgcttcgtcacCGGCTGCGACGCCTCCGTGCTCGTGGCGTCCACGCCCAACAACACCGCCGAGAAGGACCACCCCGTGAACCTCGCCCTCGCCGGGGACGGCTTCGACACCGTCATCCGCGCCAgggccgccgtcgacgccgtgCCGCGGTGCCGGGGCCGtgtctcctgcgccgacgtcCTCGCCATGGCCACCCGGGACGCCATCGCGCTCGCCGGCGGGCCCTCGTACGCGGTCGAGCTCGGCCGGCTCGACGGCCTGAGCTCCACGGCGAGCAGCGTCGACGGCAAGCTCGCGCCGCCGTCGTTCAACCTGGACCAGCTCACCGCGCTGTTCGCCACCAACGGGCTGTCGCGGACCGACATGATCGCGCTCTCGGCGGGGCACACGGTGGGGTTCGCGCACTGCAGCACCTTCGCCGGCCGGAtccagggggcggcggcgccggacccGACGCTGAACCGGAGCCTTGCGGCGCGGCTGCGGGAGTGGTGCCCGGCGGGGGTGGACCCGCGGATCGCCGTCACCATGGACGTGGTCACGCCGCGGGTGTTCGACAACCAGTACTTCAAGAACCTGCAGGACGGGATGGGCCTGCTCGCGTCCGACCAGGTGCTGTACACGGACCCGAGGTCCAGGCCCACGGTTGATACCTGGGCCAAGAGCAGCGTGGCGTTCAGCCAAGCCTTCGTGACTGCAATCACCAAGATGGGCCGGATCGGGGTCAAGACTGGGGCCCAAGGGAACATCCGCCGCAACTGCGCAGTGCTCAATTGA
- the LOC117843595 gene encoding casein kinase II subunit alpha: MSKARVYTDVNVLRPKEYWDYEALTVQWGEQDDYEVVRKVGRGKYSEVFEGINVNNNEKCIIKILKPVKKKKIKREIKILQNLCGGPNIVKLLDIVRDQHSKTPSLIFEYVNNTDFKVLYPTLTDYDIRYYIYELLKALDYCHSQGIMHRDVKPHNVMIDHELRKLRLIDWGLAEFYHPGKEYNVRVASRYFKGPELLVDLQDYDYSLDMWSLGCMFAGMIFRKEPFFYGHDNHDQLVKIAKVLGTDGLNAYLNKYRIELDPQLEALVGRHSRKPWSKFINADNQHLVSPEAIDFLDKLLRYDHQDRLTAREAMLHPYFQQVRAAENSRTRA, translated from the exons ATGTCCAAGGCCAGGGTCTACACCGACGTCAACGTCCTGCGCCCCAAGGAGTACTGGGACTACGAGGCGCTCACCGTCCAATGGGG TGAGCAGGATGACTATGAAGTTGTCAGGAAAGTTGGTAGAGGAAAATACAGCGAAGTCTTTGAGGGCATCAATGTTAACAACAATGAGAAATGCATCATTAAGATCCTCAAGCCtgtgaagaaaaagaag ATCAAAAGAGAAATTAAAATCCTTCAGAATCTTTGTGGAGGCCCTAATATCGTGAAGCTGCTTGATATTGTTAGAGATCAGCATTCAAAAACACCCAGCTTGATCTTTGAATATGTCAACAACACTGATTTCAAAGTGCTTTACCCAACATTGACCGATTATGACATTCGCTATTACATCTACGAGTTACTCAAG GCATTAGATTACTGCCATTCACAAGGTATTATGCACCGAGATGTGAAGCCTCATAATGTTATGATAGATCATGAGCTCCGTAAACTCCGGCTGATAGATTGGGGCCTTGCTGAAttctatcatcctggcaaggaaTATAATGTCCGTGTTGCCTCAAG ATACTTCAAGGGACCTGAGCTTCTTGTGGACTTGCAAGATTATGACTACTCTTTGGACATGTGGAGTCTTGGCTGCATGTTTGCTGGAATG ATATTCCGTAAGGAGCCATTTTTCTATGGCCATGACAACCATGACCAGCTTGTTAAGATTGCCAAG GTACTCGGAACAGATGGGCTGAATGCTTATTTGAACAAGTACAGAATTGAGCTTGACCCTCAGCTTGAAGCCCTCGTTGGAAG GCATAGCAGGAAACCCTGGTCAAAGTTCATTAATGCAGATAACCAACACCTAGTATCTCCTGAG GCCATAGATTTCCTTGACAAGCTTCTGCGTTATGATCACCAGGACAGGCTTACTGCACGTGAAGCAATG TTACACCCATACTTCCAACAAGTGAGAGCCGCAGAGAACAGCAGGACGCGCGCATAA
- the LOC117842634 gene encoding uncharacterized protein isoform X1 has protein sequence MSCLGRAAVPVKRVWRGLSARLRLRRATGKSSSSSSSYYTAMDPDGEADGVGAAGLGRLRKEVRTCEYSDVHVMWEMLSSSSSKSAGGGGGAMDGATAAAGKGSRRPRVGRKAAVAWRSLASYCCAL, from the coding sequence ATGTCGTGCCTGGGCCGCGCGGCGGTGCCGGTGAAGCGGGTGTGGCGGGGTCTCAGcgcgcggctccggctccggcgagcCACCGGTaagtcgtcatcgtcgtcgtcgagctaCTACACGGCGATGGACCCCGACGGCGAGGCTGACGGTGTGGGTGCTGCAGGTCTGGGGCGGCTGCGGAAGGAGGTGCGCACGTGCGAGTACAGCGACGTGCACGTCATGTGGGAGatgctcagcagcagcagcagcaagagcgccggaggtgggggaggagcCATggacggcgccaccgccgccgccgggaagggCTCGAGGCGGCCAAGGGTCGGGAGGAAGGCCGCCGTCGCTTGGAGGAGCCTCGCCTCCTACTGCTGCGCGCTCTGA
- the LOC117842634 gene encoding uncharacterized protein isoform X2 encodes MSCLGRAAVPVKRVWRGLSARLRLRRATGLGRLRKEVRTCEYSDVHVMWEMLSSSSSKSAGGGGGAMDGATAAAGKGSRRPRVGRKAAVAWRSLASYCCAL; translated from the exons ATGTCGTGCCTGGGCCGCGCGGCGGTGCCGGTGAAGCGGGTGTGGCGGGGTCTCAGcgcgcggctccggctccggcgagcCACCG GTCTGGGGCGGCTGCGGAAGGAGGTGCGCACGTGCGAGTACAGCGACGTGCACGTCATGTGGGAGatgctcagcagcagcagcagcaagagcgccggaggtgggggaggagcCATggacggcgccaccgccgccgccgggaagggCTCGAGGCGGCCAAGGGTCGGGAGGAAGGCCGCCGTCGCTTGGAGGAGCCTCGCCTCCTACTGCTGCGCGCTCTGA